The stretch of DNA TTTATAGTTCCACATCTCTTTCATTTAAAGGTTCTCTACAAACTTAAGAATTtctattttgattgtttttctcaaattttagtTAATGAGTACAAATATTAATGTTGTGTTCATTTAATGAACTATAGAATCTTATGCAAAATTGGAACAGTGAATAATacatttactattaaaaaagtgCAGGCATGAATTCTACCAGAAGCCAGAGGAAGTAGTGGTGACTATTTTTGCGAAGGGCATAACTGCTAAAAATGTTTCTGTTGACTTTGGTGAACAAATAGTACGATTGATACCTTCTGAGTTTATTCACCTTTCTCATTGATTTCAGTTGTATGACTGAAccaattctaaattttattggTTATATGCAGCTTAGTGTTAACATTGATGTTCCTGGTGAAGATGTGTATCATTTTCAACCTCGCTTATTTGGAAAGGTAATGCATgcaacttgtgaaaataaaacataattgttaGTATTCACACTGAATTTCATTAGAATCTCATATTGTTACTGATGCCAAGTTTACCGTGGTGTTTTGCTGTCTGCAAACAGATAATACCTTCCAACTGCAAGTGTGATGTTTTGTCTACCAAAGTTGAAGTTCGCCTCGCCAAAGCTGAACCAATACAGTGGACAGCTCTTGAATTCAGCAATACAAATATAGTTCCACAAAGGGTAAATGCCTCAGGTGGGTTAATATTTTCCTATTGTGGTATGTTTTGGTGTTGAAAGTAACAGTATTGAAATGTGGATTGGATTTGAGCCACATCTGGAGCTGCTTCACTTGTCTCTCCTTTGTACTTTCTGTCTTTCCCTTTCTTAATCTTCAAATGAAAGTAGAATTGGTGCAGCTGCTTTTTTCTGAAATCCTCTGGTTTCtcctacttataaaaataaattaataataaataatcgaCTGGTTTCTGAACTGGGTGTCTGAAAAACTAGAACCAGGACCAGTTTGGAATCCCCACAATTTGGGGCCGGTCATGTCGTATCGTGATGATACTTGTATTGGGTAGTGTTTTCTTCCTGCAATTTGTGTGATCTTCATGgtaaaatcttgtatttttacACTCATTTTGAGACATGGGCCTGGCAGCCCACAAATGGTCCAGCCCTTATGTGGGCTTGGAAAGAGTTTCCTGCGCGTTTGGAGACGGGGGAAAGTTGTTAGAAAGCCTGGCCCAGCCTAGTTTGAGCTTTGGGTGTGCTAGCTTTTAGGCTTGGCTGGGGATGGTTTATAAGAAATTGTGTGTACCTACACCAAAATATGGTATCTTGAGCAATATAATTGCTAAAGGAGGCTCAATATTCACCCATACTTCGCGTCGATAAGCATGATTTCTGCTTTTAATTTTGCAGTTATTGGATCTCAAAGACCAGCTTACCCatcctcaaaaccaaaaaaggaTTGGGATAAGATTGAAGCAGACGTGAAGAAGGAGGTCAGCCTCTATCCCACTTTATTCTTAGATGATACACACTTTTGGGTCTTGGCCCAGGTTTAGATTTCATCCTTTTTGTTTGAACAGATTAAAAGGGAACAACATTGCCCTTTCATTCACTAGAATTGCCTATGTGGCAGACAGGAGGCAGATGTGGCACTGTTAACTGTCTGGCATGTGCATTTTTTTCCCCATGCTTGGCATGTATGCAATTCAATTCACAGTTGATGGATGGAAGGGTAACATTACTTCTAGATTATATAACGACAAAACTGAAACCTTTAAATTTCAGGATGAAATCTGAACATAGTTCAAAGTTCAGGAATCAAGAGCATGTTCCAGCATCCTTTTGTTTTTCGGTGTACTTTGTACTTAtcagttttttccttttcaggaGAAAGATGAAAAGCTTGATGGTGATGCAGCTTTAAACAAATTTTTCCAAAACATATACGCAgatgctgatgaggacaccaaaAGAGCcatgaaaaaatcatttgtaagttttttGAGTCTtagccatatttttttaaaaaagttgactTCAAAATGAtaaacctaattttttttgtggttttcttgaagatcatatttttaaaagaaccaATTATTTGGTGACTTTGTTTCCAAACTCATTGCGTTTTGTACTGCTTTGAAATTACACAGGTTGAGTCAAATGGGACGGTGCTCTCCACGAACTGGAAGGAAGTGGGTTCAAAGAAGGTGGAGGGAAGCCCTCCTGATGGTATGGAGATGAGGAGATGGGAGTACTAAGACTGGTTGTCAAATCAGATATATTGTAATTTGGCAGTGGTGTGCGATCATGCTGCTTGAACCTTGTTTAAGTTCTCTTTTTCAAGCTTTAGTTGATGTGGTTGTGTCGGCGTCACATGAAATCCCAAGTAACTGCTGGAACACGAGGAAGGAAACTCATCATTCTCGTTTTAGTTTTCCCCTTTGGTGTGTGCGTGCTGTGTTTATGTCTAAAGAGACTTATCTTCTTGTTATTTGAGTATCGGAACCCTTTTGCCTGTCTAGTCTTGTTTAAATCTAACCTTTGTTGCTGAGAGCCATGAGCTCCAGTTGTGCCGTAACTTTTCTGGGGTGTGCATATGGTTAGTGGCAATGCCTGTGGCGTACGGGAAATGCGAATCTATGTGCTCTATGCCCATTGCCCTGCGTTTGAAGAAAGCTGAAATATTGCGGTTTTGGTCAAATAGATACCAAAACCATGTATAAGAAGGCGTGTAGACAAAAGAAAGGAGAACCAAAACCATGGAAAGATGGAAAGCGTTTCTTTTATTGAGATGATaacccaacattttttttctctctctacaaAATACAATACGCAAACCCATGGTTTAGCCATTTTCGTTACGCTCTCAAGCACCACCAAAAGAGTCTATACATCATGTCATCCAAAAACCTGAATTAAGCAAATCTCCATACCTTGCTGAATGCTAATGGACCTAATATGCCCCAAAACCCCACAACAAACCCAAGTGGAATACTTGCATAAAACCACTTCATGTCAATCCAGCCATCGTCCTCGCCACCTTCATTATCAGCATTTGGTGTTGGCTCAGGAGGCGGGTCATCTCCAATGCAACTAACTGTAAGTGGAGGTCCACAAAGATCATGATTACCAATAAAACTCAATGCACTAAAGGTTTGTATCTGGGTACTGGAGGGAATTCTGCCAGATAAGTTGTTGAATGATAAGTTCAAATGAGACAAGGATGTCAAACTCGCCAAGCTTTGAGGTATTGCACCTGTTAATTGATTCCAGGAGAGATCAAGAGATTCCAATAATTTCATGGCATTGACATTATCAGGAATCCCTCTATTGAGTTTGTTGGCTGACAGATTCAAGAATCGCAGCCTGTAGAGACTGGTGACCCCCTTAGGGATCTCTCCAATTAAATTGTTGCTTGAGAAGTCCATGCTTTTGACGAGAGCAAGTGTTTGGCTATAATATTTGTACTCTCTTTCCTTCGTTACCAAGACTGCTGTTTCTGTTAATGTTTTCAGTGGTAGGAGGAAATCAATGACACCACTGGAGTCATCTTGTCTCGCCATAGCACTAAAATTGCCAAAGCATCTCGGTATGTGTCCGGAGAAGTTGTTCCGTGCAAGGTCCAAGATCTGAAGCGAAGTTAGGTGACAGAGCTCCTGAGGAATCCTGCCACTGAACTTGTTCGAGCGAAGCATAAGGACAACAAGGTCATTCTTCTGGGTGCAAGCGACGTTGCGTACCGATGGTGTACCGACTGCCTACGtggaaaatcaaatatatttaaaaaaaaaatgaaagaacatcTTTCATCAGGAGGGAAAACATCGCAGCCTATCTCCCCCAAATCTCTTCATCCCCAACGCATTCACCTCCCAGGCATCTCTTCTTCAACGTATTCATCTCCCCCAAAGCTCTTCCTCAACGCCATTTGTCTCCCCCAAATTTCTTCCTCAAAGCAGGCATATCCCCCAAATCTCTTCATCAACGAAGGTATCTCCTCTGCGCTCGACGACGACTGTCTCCTTTGCACGCGACGACGACGGTCTCCTCTACGCAAGACGACGATGTACTCCTTTGTGTCGACGGTTTTAGGTACTCCATcccctgtaaaaaaaaaaaaatgtatgtgaATATTATGATTTCATCTTTGTGCTCATGCAGAAGAGCATTCAAGCTTTGCTCACATCACTTTCTTTCCTCTCCCCCCTAGTTCACCTGTGGCCATTGCAGAAGAAAGGAGTAGGGttgcccaaaataaccgtaacAAGCAAAGAAGAGATCTACCCAACcaaacaattattaattgtgaTTTATACATAAATTTGGAAAGCAGCCGTAACTCTACGGTAACAACAACCCTTCATGCTATATGAAATATCGTTTCATTATTGGTTGTTTATGTGTTTAGGTTAATGGATGGCTTGGTAACTGTTATTATTGATGTCTCCATGTTTATATCCAAATACTAGTTATTTCCCCTGCATGCTTagaattttatgattaaaaagaCATTACACATTCAATTTACTTTTCAAAGGGTGgggaataaatgaaaaaaattaaatgtagcTAAATTTATCGCCATGCATAAACATGCTTGAGTTAAATTCATGTAGGTATGACTGTTAGATCCTTGGGACTGGTATTTAATTCAAAGAGAACAAATGGTAAGCATTACGAAAATGAAATTTGTTATATAAGATTTGATGTGTTCTTTCCTAATCACGTGTTTGGTTCTGTGGGTctgcattttgttgatgtttATTTGCTACATTCTGAACCAACCCCAACCTTTTCGTTTTGCAACGCATTGCAGCTGTTGGTTgacattttttaatctaattccCGAGGTGCATCTTGTTCTGTGGATTTGATTACGTGTCAGATTACTGTAATAGAATATAATAGGTTGGGGGGGTGTTATTTTGTTACTGTAATAGAATAAAGTTGGGGATgctatttttcttaatggaacttcaatggaaaattattttagttcctcatataaatttctatgttttttttttttttgcagaaatAATTATGTTGAACCGAGGGTGGGATTGGATAGCATTGTGGTCACGTGCAGGACTGAAGATTTCTTGAAATACTTTCATTTGATGGTTTCTAATTTTGTTGGTGTATTTCATTCCATGGTTAGGATTTTGAGTTGTACATGTTAATGTTCACATGGTGAAGTAGGGAGTACATGTATATGCAATGGAATGAGGTGCttgaatgaaattatattttgttaaagtgAAACAAATAAGCTATTGGTTTACAGAGTTTTGGTTAGTTTAGATTGTTAAAGGAGTTTTTGGTTGTTCCTCCTTTTGGTCAGAGTTTGCTCAAGCTGAAAGAGCCTGCTGTTTTGCTGCGTTGCTGTGAAGATGATCTTCACTTGGTGTAGTCTGTGATGGATTCAGTTGCACAGGAATATTCTGAGAACGAAAATGTTCATCCACCTCCGATCATAGTCGACAATATTGTCTATCTCAAGTGTATGGAGTAGatcattttttaatgtttcaacTGTAATGGTACTTCTCAAGTGTTTTGGTTATGATGTAAAGGGGTATCTGTAGGTTCATTAAATTAACATTTGTAATGAAAATTTGTGTAATGAAAACAGCTTGTGCACATGGTTTTGGAGAGATTCCATCGAAATGAGAAACAGTTGTCCTTGAATTGAGTTCGTAACTGGCAAATATTACAGCAAATGAAACACAAAGTAAACAAATATTACAGGTCTCAAAAAGCCTAGTACGACTTTTtctctaaaaagaaaaacagctTCCTTCCTTCTAACCCCAAGATTGTGGATTTGGGTGACTGTTGACGAGGTTGAACTTGCTCAGAAATAAAACCTTCAATATGCATCATGTGCAACCTTCACCCAAGTAAGAAACCTGTGAAGTGGATACAAATTCATGTTGCAACTGATACTAAACTATATGACaaatttacaattttcacaTCAACAATGTCTGAATGTCAAGCAAAATAGATAGTCTCATGTCCACTCCAACGTAGATCAGCCATGcactatgtatatataatataagagaaGCTAGCTATACAAGAGAAGTTACAGTCTCTCAATGGTAAAAGTCTTAGAACTGCATCTTAGAAACCACAAGTGGAAAAAATATAACCAGAACTTAATAACCTGCATATTATAAAAGACAGATATGCCTTGGAACATGGAATCATGGTCTTCAAGTGGAAACTATATAACCTGGACTTAATAACCTGTTCTCCAATCATCCTAGGTAATCAATATACATTCTCAATTGCAAACCAGTACAAGCAAATCCCAATTTTCATACCAATAgcaaaaaaatgattgaaagcTATAGGATCAAATTAAGTAGTACTCCTTCCCTTTCTCCACCTAGAGAATATTTGATGGAtttttataacattaaaaatcatCTAGAGATCCGAAATCCATCATTGGGTTGGTAATAATGCCCCTGAgaataatacaaatatattttggctcataataagaataaaaaagcaCATAAAATGGGACCTGCTCATACCAAATATAAAGTAAACTTCAAATCTTCCTCTTTATATAAAGATAAACGAACCAATATGCTGCTACTGAAAACTTTTTCTCACAATATAACAACAGCAATGCTACTGCCTACTACCAGCAAAAATAAACCAATCAAACCTGAGAATAAACCAATCCAAGCAATCCTTGTTTTGTCGCCATCATTGCCTAGAGTATCACAATAGGGCAAGTACAACCTAGTTCGTAACCAAAAGAAATGCAACTACCGAATTACTAGTGTTAAGCCTGCCTAGACTGAGCACCAACATAGCGAGAAGGTGAGAGAGCAGAGCGTTGGTCGTCTCTCATAAGCTGTATGATCCCTATGAAGTCCCAAGTCTGGAATAAAGAATACCCATGTAAAGAGTGCACTTTTATTCTAGAGAAACCCAGGTAAAATGATAAAAGCAA from Juglans microcarpa x Juglans regia isolate MS1-56 chromosome 3S, Jm3101_v1.0, whole genome shotgun sequence encodes:
- the LOC121257687 gene encoding protein SGT1 homolog, producing MESDLETKAKEAFIDDHFELAEQLYSQAIALNPTRAELFADRAQANLKLNNFTEAVADANKAIEMNPSLARAYLRKGSACFNLEEYQTAKAALETGASLAPRDSRFTNLLKECDQLIAKETVDISKHSSEKTTPTNVSSESFQPVDDLSNQVTQTPAKPKYRHEFYQKPEEVVVTIFAKGITAKNVSVDFGEQILSVNIDVPGEDVYHFQPRLFGKIIPSNCKCDVLSTKVEVRLAKAEPIQWTALEFSNTNIVPQRVNASVIGSQRPAYPSSKPKKDWDKIEADVKKEEKDEKLDGDAALNKFFQNIYADADEDTKRAMKKSFVESNGTVLSTNWKEVGSKKVEGSPPDGMEMRRWEY
- the LOC121257688 gene encoding receptor-like protein EIX2; the encoded protein is MHLSNLTGLKYLYAYSNLLTLKVSSNWAPPFQLQSLMMESWRLGPRFPSWLQSQKDLRYLDLSNTKISDVIPSWFWSHSSRINLLDLSKNQLQGSIPRLFVGETVYLGSNNFSGPLPRITSRTITELDLSNDSFSGRLSPMICEHNDRMRGLAFLDLSRNLLSGELPDCWMNYSTLKVLHLGNNSLTGNIPSSLGFVSTLQSLPLYKNNMLEDLPMSLQNCTSLRLLDLTENHFSGSLPTWLGNSYYDLVVLMLRSNKFSGRIPQELCHLTSLQILDLARNNFSGHIPRCFGNFSAMARQDDSSGVIDFLLPLKTLTETAVLVTKEREYKYYSQTLALVKSMDFSSNNLIGEIPKGVTSLYRLRFLNLSANKLNRGIPDNVNAMKLLESLDLSWNQLTGAIPQSLASLTSLSHLNLSFNNLSGRIPSSTQIQTFSALSFIGNHDLCGPPLTVSCIGDDPPPEPTPNADNEGGEDDGWIDMKWFYASIPLGFVVGFWGILGPLAFSKVWRFA